AATGCATTGTACACTTGAGGACTACAGATTGGCCTTTCTTCTTAATAAACATTTAAAGATCAAGCTTGCTAGGAGATCTAAAGATTTAGATTTTAACAAGGGAAAATCTAACTATTCTATATTTGAATGGGAAGATGAAAAGCAACTAACTACTTGGAGTTTAGTTTCTAATACTTGTAAAACAGAGAGTTTACAAGAAATTAGTTTTGGGTCTTTATTTGAAAATCAAGAAAAAATAACGAAAACAACTCATTTAATACCAGAATATAAGCGTGTTAACTACTTTTTAAAAATAGAAAACGAGTTCAGTTCGAGTAAGGAAAAATATATTTTAGATACTATATTAGAAATTCCTCAAATTGCAACAGCTTATAGTATTGATACATTTCAATTAAAATCAAAAGACAATTTAATTTTTAGCTAATGGCAACAAGAAAAAAAACCAAAATAGTAGCAACTCTAGGACCAGCTACAAGCACAAAAGAAGTATTAAAAGGCATGCTTGAGGAAGGTGTTAATGTATTTAGAATTAACTTTTCTCATGCCGATTACAAAGATGTGGCCGAGCGTATCACCATGATTCGTGAGTTAAACGAAGAGTTTGGTTTTACTGCTGCTATTTTAGCAGATTTACAAGGTCCAAAACTTCGTGTAGGAGTTATGGAAGAAGATGTTGTTGTAAATCCGGGTGATGAAATTATTTTTGCTACAGGCGAACGTTTTGTTGGAAATAAGGAACGTGTTTACATGACTTATGATAGATTTCCACAAGATGCAAAACCAGGAGAACGTATTCTTTTAGATGATGGAAAATTACTTTTCACAGTAGTTTCTACAAATGGAAAAAACGAGGTTTTAGCCAAAGTTGTTCAAGGTGGACCATTAAAATCTAAAAAAGGTGTAAACCTTCCTAATACAAATATATCTCAGCCTGCACTTACAGAAAAAGATATCGAAGATGCAATTTTTGCTATTGGGCAAGATGTAGATTGGATGGCATTATCTTTTGTGCGTCATGCTGAAGATTTAATGCAGTTACGTGATTTAATTGCTAAACACGGAACGCATAAAATTCCAATTATTGCTAAAATAGAAAAGCCAGAGGCTGTAGAGAATATCGATAAAATTGTTACACATTGTGATGGTATTATGGTAGCTCGTGGTGATCTAGGTGTTGAAGTTCCTGCTGAAGAAGTTCCGTTAATCCAAAAACAATTGGTTTTACGTGCTAAAAAAGCTAGAATTCCAGTAATTATTGCGACGCAAATGATGGAAACTATGATTGATAGTTTAACACCAACAAGAGCTGAAGTAAATGATGTTGCCAATTCTGTTATGGATGGTGCTGATGCTGTAATGCTTTCTGGTGAAACTTCAGTTGGTAAATATCCTGTAGAAGTAATTAGACAGATGAGTAACATTTTAAAGAATGTTGAAGATTCTGATTTAATTCAAGTACCGCAATTACCTCCACATATTAGAACGAACAGATATATTACTAAGTCAATTTGTTATCATGCTGCACTTATGGCAAACGAAATTGATGCAAGTGCTATTTCTACGTTAACAAATAGTGGATATACAGCGTTTCAAATTTCGGCTTGGAGACCATCATGTCATATTTTAGTATTTACATCAAATAAGCGGATATTAACGCGTTTAAGTTTACTTTGGGGTGTTCGTGCTTTTTATTACGATAAGTTTGTTAGCACTGATGAAACTATCGAAGATGTTAATGCTATAGCTTGTAAACAAGGTTACTTAGAAGTTGGAGATATGTTAGTGAGTTTAGCTGCTATGCCAATTCAAGATAAAGGAATGGTTAATACGTTAAGAGTTTCAGAAATTACAACTTGTAGTCTTTAAAAACTTAAGTTTTATATATTAAAAACGGCCAATAGATTTAAATCTATTGGCCGTTTTTGCTTGTAAATATGTGGTTTGTTTATTAGAACGTTCCAATAAAGTGGCTTCCTTCTACATTAACTAATTCAGCACCTTTTGTTACAACACCAGTTTCGGTATCTACAACATATATGTTTCCATTTTGTCCAACAGGAGCTTGAGTTAAGTATATTTCTGTTCCATCCACTACAAAACCTTGGTATTGGAATAAGTAGAAATCTTCGTGATATGGAATGTCTTCAATTTTTTGAGCTGTTTTAGCATTTAAATCAACAAGAGCAAAAAAACCTTGGGCTCCAGCAACACCTTCGGCAGAACCATCATGATGATAAGCTACCACTGCTTTTCCGTTAGAGGCCGGTCTCCATGCTAGAATATAAGCACCTTCAACACCTAAAGCTTCATCTAAATTAAAATCATAAGAATCGTCATAAGTATTATCTGCATTAATTTTTAAAATATGAGAACCTTCTGGGTCACTTTGGTTAGCTTGATAAACACTTCCGTCATAAAGAAAAGCATTAATACTACGGTATCCGTTAGTATTTCCGTGTCCTACAGTTGATGTAATTACAGTTGGATTTAAAAGTGATGGATAATCTAATACAATCGTTTTAGATCCTAAAATTTCATAATCACTATCGCCTTCAGTAGTGGCAGGGTCAACTTTACTTAAACGTGCACCAATATATAATTTATCGCCAGCAGCATTTAAAGTTGGCATATCAATTCTAGAAATATAGTAACCTAGAGCTTCTTCTTCAGCTGTTAAAGGCACATCGTGCTCTTGGAAGTTGTTTATTAGCGAGTTTTCTAAATCTAAAGTTACTACACCAATAGTAGCATTAGTTCTTGTGTAATTTCCATCAGCATCAGCTTCATGTTCCGTAGAAACATAAACAGCAGAACCTGTTTGGTCTCCATCGAATAATTTAATCCACCTTGGAGCTGTTCCTACGTAAGGTGCAATACTGATTTCTGTTCCTGTTTGTGTAAAGGTTTGTCCGCCTTCTACAAGATATTTGGTATAGTTACCACCAGTATCACCAGCGTAGCTAATATTGAAAATAGTACTACCATCTTCAGATGATTGTAAACGAGCCGTTCTGTTTGATGGTGCAATAAATCCGTTTTCAAAAGCTTCAATAGATACTGTTGGGTCTTTAGCATCTTCACTACTAACAGAGTAAATTAGAGTACCGCCATTACCATCGCCAGGTTCTTCACCCATTCTAGCGGCTGCGACGGTTATCCATCTACTTCCTTCTTCAATTTCTTCATCTATAACTTCTTTTGGAGAATCGTCATCACTACAGCTAAAGGCTAGTAATAAAACACTAAATAGCAAGGCTAAGGTTTTAAGGTTTAAAATTTGTTTTTTCATGTTTTTAGAGTTAATTAAAATTTATTGATTGTATAATTCAGTTTAAGATAAAAAGCACGTCCTGGTTTTTGTACCGAAAGGTTGTCGTAAACGGGTTCGTCGAAAATGTTTTTAATATCGAAGCTCATCGCTAATCTTCTATTAGGAAATGAGTAGGTAAGGCCTAAATCATGAACTAATTGTTCGGGTACTTTAAAGAAATCGTCACCAACGGTATTAGAACCTTGAGACACTAAGTATGAAAACTCGTCTGTGAAATACACGGAGTAGAAAAGGTTTAATAAAGATTTTTTCTGAATAAGTTCTTTGAATGAATATCTTAAACTACCATTCATTGTGAAAAATGGCGTGTTCGGAATGTCGAATTCTGTTCCGTTGGTAGTTTCGCTTGTTAAATCGAAACGAGATACATTAAAATTAAAACCTAAGTTTTTATTGTACGTGTAGTTAAGCTGTGCATCTATACCTTTAGATTTTGCATTACCCTGATTAACATATAGAATTAATTCATCATCTACGTTTAAAGATGTTTCTATAGGTAATCCAATTCTATCTTTTATATCTCTTATAAAAGCATTGGTCGAAATGGTAAAAGCATGTTTTTTTATTTTGAATCTACCAAATCTAAAACCCAAGTTGAAATTGTTGCTAACCTCTGGGTTTAAGCTTGGGTTTGCAATAACATTATCTCCATCATTACCAAAAACTTCGGTTTCGTTAGGTAATCTTATCGCTTTTTCTGCCGATGTTAATAAGCTAACTGTAGGTGTAATGGCATAAGAGGCGGCAAAACCAAAACCTTCGTATTTGTTGTTGGCTTTTACCGTTTCATCAACTACGGTATCATTTCCTTCACTATCTGTTGCAATGGCAGGATCGATACTCAAAGTTTTTTGGCTATAGTGTTTACCAAATATGCTCGTTTTTAATTGGTTGTTAATAGCAGATAACTCGTAGGTTAAAGCAAAAATATTTTTATATAAATCTCTAGTACCCATGAAGGTGTTTTCTAAAACCGTCCTTAAGGCATCGCTATCTTCTCTTTCAATACCGGAGTATGCATGGTTGAATAGTACTTTATGATGCTCGTTTATGGTATAAGATAAACCGGTTCTCACAGCAGCGACGTTTCTTTCTATTTTAGCAAGAGTTGGTCCGCCTTCTTGTTGAGAGCCCCAAGTATATTCGTATTCGTCTCCTCTAAAATCTACGGCTCTTTCGCCATTCCAACTGTATGCAGCAGCGACGGTATCATTTACAGTTCGGTTTCGTTTACCGTACAAAGCATTTATATTGACATCAAAACCTTCTGTAAAAAGGTCTCCCTTTTTGTAAATTAAATTACCTAGCAAAGCATTGGACTCTAAAAAACGATCTTTGTATGGTGTAATAGTCATAAAAGCGCCGTGTTGAACTTCTTTATAGTCATCTGAACTTGTAACTCCAACAAAAAATTGATCGGCCCATTTTACGTTTGTAAAACCAATTTGTGCCATGCCACCTGTAGACCTGTAGGCATCATTAAATCGTCTTGCAGTAATTGGGGTTTGTGCACCACCTAAACCAGTAACAACCACGCTTCGCCCTGAAACTTTATAATCATTATCAGAATAATTATGAAACACCGACGCCTTAACCGTAAAACCAGATTTTTCGAATCTATATAAGCC
The window above is part of the Algibacter sp. L3A6 genome. Proteins encoded here:
- a CDS encoding IPExxxVDY family protein; translated protein: MAVHKLILDDVFDDVTYTLVAMHCTLEDYRLAFLLNKHLKIKLARRSKDLDFNKGKSNYSIFEWEDEKQLTTWSLVSNTCKTESLQEISFGSLFENQEKITKTTHLIPEYKRVNYFLKIENEFSSSKEKYILDTILEIPQIATAYSIDTFQLKSKDNLIFS
- a CDS encoding TonB-dependent receptor domain-containing protein, whose amino-acid sequence is MPSVKTFSTFLLFFFSLFAFSQEGDLYGTVKFDSNEPVSGAYIILKGSSFQKEANSDINGDFYFENIPYGNYTLQFHSLDAKVKTIDITINTPEKNVDVTLTFASHQDLKEIQIAGKTLKRQIEDKGFAVNVIKTKEASIRNIQTNDLLNTTAGVKIRQNGGLGSNVEYSLNGLSGSSVRIFIDGVPITMYGSSYSLNSIPASMIKNIEVYKGVVPGHLADDALGGAINIVLHNSTKNYLNASASYGSFNTFQTNVNGLYRFEKSGFTVKASVFHNYSDNDYKVSGRSVVVTGLGGAQTPITARRFNDAYRSTGGMAQIGFTNVKWADQFFVGVTSSDDYKEVQHGAFMTITPYKDRFLESNALLGNLIYKKGDLFTEGFDVNINALYGKRNRTVNDTVAAAYSWNGERAVDFRGDEYEYTWGSQQEGGPTLAKIERNVAAVRTGLSYTINEHHKVLFNHAYSGIEREDSDALRTVLENTFMGTRDLYKNIFALTYELSAINNQLKTSIFGKHYSQKTLSIDPAIATDSEGNDTVVDETVKANNKYEGFGFAASYAITPTVSLLTSAEKAIRLPNETEVFGNDGDNVIANPSLNPEVSNNFNLGFRFGRFKIKKHAFTISTNAFIRDIKDRIGLPIETSLNVDDELILYVNQGNAKSKGIDAQLNYTYNKNLGFNFNVSRFDLTSETTNGTEFDIPNTPFFTMNGSLRYSFKELIQKKSLLNLFYSVYFTDEFSYLVSQGSNTVGDDFFKVPEQLVHDLGLTYSFPNRRLAMSFDIKNIFDEPVYDNLSVQKPGRAFYLKLNYTINKF
- the pyk gene encoding pyruvate kinase; translated protein: MATRKKTKIVATLGPATSTKEVLKGMLEEGVNVFRINFSHADYKDVAERITMIRELNEEFGFTAAILADLQGPKLRVGVMEEDVVVNPGDEIIFATGERFVGNKERVYMTYDRFPQDAKPGERILLDDGKLLFTVVSTNGKNEVLAKVVQGGPLKSKKGVNLPNTNISQPALTEKDIEDAIFAIGQDVDWMALSFVRHAEDLMQLRDLIAKHGTHKIPIIAKIEKPEAVENIDKIVTHCDGIMVARGDLGVEVPAEEVPLIQKQLVLRAKKARIPVIIATQMMETMIDSLTPTRAEVNDVANSVMDGADAVMLSGETSVGKYPVEVIRQMSNILKNVEDSDLIQVPQLPPHIRTNRYITKSICYHAALMANEIDASAISTLTNSGYTAFQISAWRPSCHILVFTSNKRILTRLSLLWGVRAFYYDKFVSTDETIEDVNAIACKQGYLEVGDMLVSLAAMPIQDKGMVNTLRVSEITTCSL